GCGCCAGATGCGAGGAACGCTACCGCTGCCGCGACATCCTCCGGCTCGCCGTACCGGCCGAGCGGTATTAGGGCACGCTGGAAATCTCCGAACTCGCCCTCGGCCGGATTCATTTCGGTGTTGGTTGATCCCGGCTGAATGAGGTTGACAGTGATGTCACGGGGGCCAAGTTCTCGCGCCAGACCGCGGGTAAATGATTGAAGTGCCGATTTGGTCATTGAATAAACCGTCGATGGCCCGACAATGCGTTCCGCGCCTGCGGAGCCGATTGTGACGATCCGACCACCTTTGCCAAGATAAGGCATCGCGGCTTGTGATGCCAAGATTGGGGAACGAGCGTTGACAGCAAAAAGCGCGTCGATCTCGGCGACGGTGAAATCCGCCACGTCCTTGTAGATCGCGATAGCCGCATTGTTCACCAATATGTCGAGGCCGCCCAACGCTTGCGCCGCTTGATCAACCGACCGCTTGACCGCCTCTGGGTCCATGCTATCAGCCTGGATAGCCAAGGCCTTGCGTCCTTTGCCTTCTATCGTTGCGACAACTTGCGCTGCCCGATCAGCGGCGCGTTCGTACGTGATCGCAACGTCGGCGCCTTTCTCGGCCAGAGCGATCGCAATCGCGGCTCCAATGCCGCGGGACGCACCAGTCACGAGCGCACGTTTACCTGCTAGTTCACTCATCGATCATTCCTTTCTTTATCGACATGGGAAATGTTTCGCCCGGCCGCCTTGCGGCGGGCGTCCGTGCGGCCTGCAGCCGTACGATTATTTTCGGTTCAAGCGATCAGGACCGGCAGACCGCTCAAGCGGCGATTGTCCACGTCATCATGCGCTCGGGCTATCTCGTCGAACGGATAGCGTGTCGTTTCGAGATCATCGAACACGCCTGAGCGCAGCGCATCCCATAGCTGGGAAGTTGCGTTTTCGACTGCCGGTCCCCGGACATATTGAGGGGTTCCACCGCTGCGGACATCTACCCCCCGCCGCACAAGATCGGGGGCCGGCGCTGGCTGACCCGTCGCGGCTCCGATCGCGGCAATCACGCCACCATCACGGACACTCGAGGCGGCCAGAGCAAAGGTCGCCCGGCCGACCAAATCATAGACGACGTCGACACCGTCAGGTGCGATCGCACGGATCTTGGCGGCGATGTCTGGCTCGCCAGCGTGGAAGGCATGGGTGGAACCCGCCGCGACTTTGTCAAACTTGCCTGGCGATCCGGCGACGCCGATCACGGTTGCGCCCAGCGACCTTGCCCAGCGTGACAGGATGGCGCCAACGCTTCCCGATGCCCCAAGCACCATCACCGTATCGGCGGATTTGAGATCGTGTAGACCACGAATCCCCATCCAGGCCGTCGCACCCTTCGCCAGGAAGGTCGCCGCAGTCTCGTTCGAGATATCGGCGGGCAGGCGGATGAGCGGCGCTGTCGGAATGACCCTCTCGGTAGCATAGGCGCCTTCCGAAAAGAAGTAAGCGACCCGGTCACCGACCGACAACCCCTCGACGCCGGATCCGACCTCGGTGATGGTACCGGCTGCTTCAAAACCGGGAACCGCCGGCAACGCCATCGGATACTGGCCTTTTCGTATCATCGTATCGACGAAGTTGAGGCCGATCGCGTCTTGAATGAGCCTGACCTCGCCGGCACGGGGCGCGTGCAGGTCTTGCTTGATAACCTGCAAAACCGACGGTCCACCGGCCGACTGCATTTGAATGAATCTTGTCACGATATTTTCTCCGGATTTCAGATGGCGCGCCGCGCTCCGATTGCAGACGGCTGGAGCGCAGTGATGTTCAGTCGAACTTGACGAGATTGAGAGCGGGCAGCGGACCGCCTGGGAACTGAAGCAGTTGGCTGCCGACCGGAAGCCCGCCGAGATCGATCCCGAAGAAGCCGATGCGATCAATGATGGCGCCGACCTCAGCCTTCGCCCTCATATCGTCGCCCGAGTAAAACAGGACGCGCCTGCCTCCTTCCGAGTGGGGGTCGCCCGACAGTTGCTTTGGCGTCAGATGGTTGAACGCCTTGACGACGCGCGCGCCTGGCACGAGGGCGGTGAAAATATCCGTAGAGGTGCGGCCGCCAAGGTCCGCCGGCCTGTAAAGCGGCGCTTCGATGGAGTTGTTGGCGTCGATTACGATCCTGTCGCCGAAGTTCAAACCGGCGAGCGCGCCAGGTATCTTTGACCACGGGACTGCCACGAGAACGATGGCTTGCGCCGCGGCCTCTGGGACGCTTCCAGCCCGAATTGTGCTTCCAAGTTTTGAAACAAGCGCCGTGAGGCTTTCCGGTCCTCGGCTGTTTGCGATCACGGCTTCTATTCCTGCCTTGCCGAGCGCAGTGGCAAATGCGCCCCCGATATTGCCGGCTCCGATAATTCCAACTGTCATCACCCACTCCTTTGCGGTTCGTGAGAATTCTGTCTGCGACGGTCGGTTTTCCCGCTGCATCCTGGGCGTGATGCCGTTGGCGTTGCAGAAATCCGCTTTTGCTGTTGGCTGGAATATGGCTGGCAAATACACGCAGCATAAGTCATAGATGAATTGTTTTAGTTTCAATCAATGTTTGAAGGTTACGCTTTATGGAGACACTGGCAAACCTCGAAGCGTTCGTTCGAAGCGCAGAAGCAAGCAGCTTTTCTGGGGCGGCACGGCGTCTCTCGATCACACCGGCCGCAGTCAGCCGGAATGTTGCAATGCTGGAACGCAACCTCGGTATACGGCTGTTTCACCGCTCAACGCGGAAGTTGACCCTGACCGAGGCGGGGGAGTCGTTTCTGGCAAGCATAGGGGACAGCCTGAACCACCTTCAGGGGGCAATCGACGGGGCATCACAAACGAAGGGCGAGCCCGTCGGCGTTTTGAAGCTCAGTATGAGTTTGTCGTTCGCGATGGGATACGTTCTCCCCGCACTGCCCGACTTTCTGGCCCGTTATCCGGGCGTCCGACCTGACTGGCATTTCGACAGCCGCAAGGTCGATCTTATCGCCGAGGGTTTCGACGCCGCGATCGGCGGTGGTTTCGAACTCAATCCTGGCATCGTTTCCACGACGCTCGCACCCGTGCACGTTATCGCGGTCGCATCGCCCAGCTATTTTGCTGCACGTCGCCGGCCGACCAGCCCCGTCGATCTGGCCGATCATGCCGGAATCTTGATGCGGTCCTCGAATTCGGGCCGGATCAGGCAATGGATGATGCGGGACGCTCAAGGACGCGAAGAGCGCGCGCTCCTCAACGAGACGATTGTGATGAGCGACGCCGCGCCCATGGTCCAGGCGGCAATCGCGGGGTTGGGAATTGCATTGTTGGCTGTACCCGATGTGCTGCCGCATATGGAAAGTGGCGCGCTCGAACGTATCCTTCCGAAGTGGTATGCCGATGCCGGATCTATTTCGCTCTATTACTCAGGCCGCGTGCTACAACCACTAAAAACACGCGCTTTCATCGACTTCTATACCGAGTATTTCCGTCGCGAGCGCCTCAGTGCCCGGTTTGCAGGCAGTCTCGGCTAATGTCCACACGTCCTTGTTAGCTTCTTTGAAAACCGTGGTCTTTTGACTGCGTCGAATATCCCATATTCAACACATGCTTGAAGATGATCCAACCGATATGATGCTAATATTCTAGGACAGGGATGGGCAAATATATCACTCCACAGACACGTAAAAGGAGTGAAAAAATGATTGACTTAACCTCGTCTCGATATCTTCCACTGAACGGAAAGATCGCACTTGTCACGGGTGGATCGCGATCTATTGGCGCATCAATTGCCCAGCGTCTCGCAGCGGATGGCGCTCAGGTTGCCTTCACCTATCGTGGATCACCTGCGAAGGCTGAGGAAGTTGCTGTCGCCATAGAAAAAACGGGCGCGCGCGCGCTGGCTATTGCCGCGGATGCCGCTGATCCGGACGCGATACGCGCTGCCGTTGCCGCGACGGTCGATAAGTTCGGCGGCCTCGACATTTTGGTGAACAATGCCGGTATTGCCTTTGCCGGTCCGATCGACGAAATCGCCTTCGATGACTATCAGGCAATGCTCGCAATCAACGTAACCGGCGTTTTCGTTGCCACGCAGGAGGCCGTACGCCATATGAAGGATGGCGGCCGGATCATACATATTGGCAGTTCGATCACGAAATATGCCGGGGTTCCTGGGCTGTCAGCATACGGCCTCACCAAAGGGGCAGTCGCCGGTTTCAACCGCAGTTTGGCTCATGACCTCGGGCCACGCGGCATCACAGTCAACACCGTGCATCCAGGCCCAACCGACACTGATATGAACCCTGTTGATGGTGAGTTTGCCGCTATGCAGATCTCGCGTATCGCGGCGGGCCGCTATGGAAAGCCCCGGGAAATTGCGAACGTGGTGGCATTCCTTGCAAGTCCGGAAGCCTCGTTTGTAACAGGTGCCGACATCCGGGCCGATGGTGGTTTCACATCCTGAAACTGCCGGGGCGAAATGCAAAATTCGCTTCGCCAGCCGCAGCGATTTCGACGCCTCGCCAACAATCAGGGCTCAAGGCGGGCTTGACCGACGCGGTTGCAAGACGCCGTCGCGGCTTGGCACGATCAAAAACAAGAAGTCGCCTTCGGCCGGTTCACCGTTGTAATCTCGATCTGGAATGCGCGCGTGGCGCCGCCGTTCAAGCGCAAAACCGCACCGCTGCATATGAACTCGTGTTCGCGCGCGCATCGGAACCGGACAATAATCACGTATCATCCACGGTGATTGAGGATGTTTTCCAGCCCTTTATCCCAGTAGGGT
This genomic interval from Agrobacterium fabrum str. C58 contains the following:
- a CDS encoding SDR family NAD(P)-dependent oxidoreductase, with the translated sequence MSELAGKRALVTGASRGIGAAIAIALAEKGADVAITYERAADRAAQVVATIEGKGRKALAIQADSMDPEAVKRSVDQAAQALGGLDILVNNAAIAIYKDVADFTVAEIDALFAVNARSPILASQAAMPYLGKGGRIVTIGSAGAERIVGPSTVYSMTKSALQSFTRGLARELGPRDITVNLIQPGSTNTEMNPAEGEFGDFQRALIPLGRYGEPEDVAAAVAFLASGAARQITGTILTVDGGTLT
- a CDS encoding LysR family transcriptional regulator, with product METLANLEAFVRSAEASSFSGAARRLSITPAAVSRNVAMLERNLGIRLFHRSTRKLTLTEAGESFLASIGDSLNHLQGAIDGASQTKGEPVGVLKLSMSLSFAMGYVLPALPDFLARYPGVRPDWHFDSRKVDLIAEGFDAAIGGGFELNPGIVSTTLAPVHVIAVASPSYFAARRRPTSPVDLADHAGILMRSSNSGRIRQWMMRDAQGREERALLNETIVMSDAAPMVQAAIAGLGIALLAVPDVLPHMESGALERILPKWYADAGSISLYYSGRVLQPLKTRAFIDFYTEYFRRERLSARFAGSLG
- a CDS encoding NADPH-dependent F420 reductase, producing MTVGIIGAGNIGGAFATALGKAGIEAVIANSRGPESLTALVSKLGSTIRAGSVPEAAAQAIVLVAVPWSKIPGALAGLNFGDRIVIDANNSIEAPLYRPADLGGRTSTDIFTALVPGARVVKAFNHLTPKQLSGDPHSEGGRRVLFYSGDDMRAKAEVGAIIDRIGFFGIDLGGLPVGSQLLQFPGGPLPALNLVKFD
- a CDS encoding 3-oxoacyl-ACP reductase family protein, coding for MIDLTSSRYLPLNGKIALVTGGSRSIGASIAQRLAADGAQVAFTYRGSPAKAEEVAVAIEKTGARALAIAADAADPDAIRAAVAATVDKFGGLDILVNNAGIAFAGPIDEIAFDDYQAMLAINVTGVFVATQEAVRHMKDGGRIIHIGSSITKYAGVPGLSAYGLTKGAVAGFNRSLAHDLGPRGITVNTVHPGPTDTDMNPVDGEFAAMQISRIAAGRYGKPREIANVVAFLASPEASFVTGADIRADGGFTS
- a CDS encoding zinc-binding dehydrogenase; translation: MTRFIQMQSAGGPSVLQVIKQDLHAPRAGEVRLIQDAIGLNFVDTMIRKGQYPMALPAVPGFEAAGTITEVGSGVEGLSVGDRVAYFFSEGAYATERVIPTAPLIRLPADISNETAATFLAKGATAWMGIRGLHDLKSADTVMVLGASGSVGAILSRWARSLGATVIGVAGSPGKFDKVAAGSTHAFHAGEPDIAAKIRAIAPDGVDVVYDLVGRATFALAASSVRDGGVIAAIGAATGQPAPAPDLVRRGVDVRSGGTPQYVRGPAVENATSQLWDALRSGVFDDLETTRYPFDEIARAHDDVDNRRLSGLPVLIA